One stretch of Ktedonobacteraceae bacterium DNA includes these proteins:
- a CDS encoding amino acid ABC transporter permease, with protein sequence MEQTIVKATPQPRNWRVILDYIFYIVLIAAVAGFIYYLYSYRDIISNYLPYLLQAAGLTIGLSVVSAILAIIFGFLGAMGRLSRFAPLRWIATIYVEVVRGTPILVQLLFWYFGIGQLLSNLGFDPYNAAFNFMTILQENSLVPIAFDAFFYGVIGLSFNYGAYLTEVFRAGIETVDKGQTEAALSLGLNSRQTMRHIILPQALRITLPPFTNYFITLIQDSALLSILGVTELEQTTGSFADPMLNSNDKLFMYILGAMIYFVICYALALVARYLEGRMGRAY encoded by the coding sequence ATGGAACAGACTATCGTAAAAGCTACACCGCAGCCGCGTAACTGGCGCGTCATACTGGACTATATCTTCTATATCGTCTTGATAGCAGCCGTGGCAGGATTCATTTACTATTTGTATTCCTACCGGGACATTATCAGCAATTATCTGCCCTATCTATTGCAGGCGGCCGGCTTGACAATTGGTCTCTCGGTAGTGAGCGCAATACTGGCGATCATCTTCGGCTTCCTGGGGGCGATGGGGCGTCTCTCGCGTTTTGCCCCGCTGCGCTGGATTGCGACCATCTATGTCGAGGTTGTGCGCGGCACGCCGATTCTAGTACAGTTATTATTCTGGTATTTTGGCATCGGTCAGTTGCTCTCGAATCTTGGTTTTGATCCATATAATGCTGCATTTAATTTCATGACCATATTGCAAGAAAATAGCCTTGTGCCAATCGCTTTCGATGCTTTCTTCTATGGAGTCATCGGTTTGAGTTTCAACTATGGCGCTTACCTGACCGAAGTCTTTCGCGCGGGTATTGAAACCGTGGATAAAGGACAGACCGAGGCCGCTTTGAGCCTGGGCTTGAATTCGCGCCAAACCATGCGCCATATCATCCTGCCCCAGGCCCTGCGCATTACACTTCCCCCATTTACCAACTATTTCATCACGCTCATCCAGGATAGCGCCCTGCTGTCAATCCTTGGCGTGACCGAGTTGGAGCAAACAACCGGTTCGTTTGCCGACCCGATGTTGAATTCAAATGACAAGCTCTTCATGTATATTCTGGGCGCCATGATTTACTTCGTGATCTGCTACGCGCTGGCACTGGTGGCCCGGTATCTTGAGGGGAGGATGGGGAGAGCGTACTGA
- a CDS encoding KGG domain-containing protein encodes MQGNKGRGRGFASMSPEKKREIASKGGKAAHQMGTAHKWTSEEAQAAGRKGGSISRRRPKNAAQA; translated from the coding sequence ATGCAAGGAAACAAAGGTCGTGGACGTGGTTTTGCCTCGATGAGCCCGGAAAAGAAGCGCGAGATTGCCAGCAAGGGCGGAAAAGCTGCCCATCAGATGGGAACAGCGCACAAATGGACGAGCGAAGAAGCACAGGCTGCGGGCCGCAAGGGTGGTTCCATTAGCCGCCGTCGCCCGAAGAATGCTGCTCAGGCATAA
- a CDS encoding alpha/beta hydrolase, translated as MLLLHGFAGTPETDFEAQLPHLRNRYRVLAPHLHGYGRSSHRDRYKLTYYRDDVADMAALLDALRIEQVLVLGFSDGAIVALLLAALHPTRVKKLAVLGAQPTINVQNAADIRHWLLEEPLSEKWQAQMAALHGEPYWRSLPRMYVEAQEALVANGGVLITDEELASIRCPALVMHGKRDRVVPAEYARIIAEHIPGSQLLLFDAGHAAHIRRENEFTEAVMNFFARAAE; from the coding sequence GTGTTGCTACTGCACGGCTTCGCGGGAACCCCGGAAACCGATTTTGAAGCCCAACTCCCTCATTTGCGAAATCGCTACCGCGTGCTTGCTCCTCACCTGCATGGCTACGGGCGCTCATCACATCGAGATCGTTACAAACTCACCTACTATCGCGATGATGTGGCGGATATGGCCGCACTGCTTGACGCGCTGCGGATCGAGCAAGTACTGGTGCTGGGTTTCAGCGATGGCGCGATTGTCGCTCTGTTGCTGGCAGCACTTCACCCAACACGGGTGAAAAAATTGGCCGTGCTGGGGGCACAGCCAACTATCAATGTGCAGAACGCAGCCGATATTCGTCACTGGCTGCTTGAAGAGCCTCTTTCAGAGAAATGGCAGGCGCAAATGGCGGCACTACACGGCGAACCCTACTGGCGTTCCCTGCCGCGTATGTACGTCGAAGCTCAGGAGGCGCTGGTCGCCAATGGTGGCGTCCTGATTACTGACGAAGAACTGGCCTCTATCCGCTGCCCGGCACTCGTTATGCACGGCAAGCGCGACCGCGTCGTTCCTGCTGAGTACGCGCGTATTATTGCCGAACATATTCCCGGTTCACAATTGCTACTGTTCGACGCCGGACATGCCGCGCACATTCGCCGCGAAAACGAATTTACCGAGGCAGTTATGAATTTTTTCGCGAGGGCGGCGGAATAA
- a CDS encoding HAMP domain-containing protein: MTISYVAVTLGSVVSFLLLVALTTGVLAAFFSDSQGNSTFLRDTQQQAQAYALVAGLQAQGMALDPQSNFMPGQAHTIALPGQENQVYNVFAPYISTATPDPTAVTIALLIAPDGRVVASSYPSRYPAGMTVAALLPEQRSAIRQALTGQAFMGTEQLSSVPLAYAAETVWSENHQPIGAIFLQAPEPQEDSIFSRLTSALITNILLLLLVIPLGVFFGRVTTRGLVQRVQQLVLATTRFAAGDYTQQVESHGQDEIGQLERQFNQMAERLAENIVLQKQLAEQNARLEERSRISRELHDAISQDLFSLRMLADGLQEAARAGQPVTDLRQHITLLEQTTANMIREMRALLLELRPLQLENLGLEGALLKLAQVYSTRLGITITTDVRPIRLEPRIEHALLRIAQEAFANATRHSNASLISLCLASEGDSVKLTITDNGKGFVANDDRDQEGLGLHLMRERVEELHGIFELKTAPGQGTSILLSVPWEKAND; encoded by the coding sequence ATGACTATTTCATATGTGGCTGTAACGCTCGGCTCGGTGGTCTCTTTTTTGCTGCTGGTGGCCCTGACCACCGGAGTGCTGGCGGCTTTTTTCTCGGACTCACAGGGGAACAGCACTTTTCTTAGGGACACGCAACAACAGGCTCAGGCGTATGCGTTGGTAGCTGGTCTCCAGGCTCAGGGTATGGCGCTTGATCCACAGAGCAATTTTATGCCCGGGCAGGCGCATACGATTGCTTTACCTGGCCAGGAAAATCAGGTCTATAACGTGTTCGCTCCCTATATCTCGACAGCTACTCCCGATCCAACAGCAGTGACGATTGCTCTGCTTATTGCGCCAGATGGTCGCGTGGTTGCCAGCTCTTATCCGTCACGCTATCCCGCCGGTATGACTGTTGCTGCTCTGTTGCCTGAGCAAAGATCGGCCATCAGGCAGGCCCTTACTGGACAGGCTTTCATGGGGACAGAACAACTCTCCTCGGTCCCGCTGGCATACGCCGCGGAAACCGTCTGGAGCGAGAATCACCAGCCGATTGGCGCGATCTTTTTGCAGGCCCCAGAACCCCAGGAAGATAGTATTTTTTCTCGGCTAACCAGCGCACTGATTACCAATATCTTGCTGCTGTTGCTCGTCATTCCGCTTGGCGTCTTTTTCGGACGGGTGACGACAAGGGGCCTGGTGCAGCGGGTGCAACAGCTTGTGCTGGCGACGACGCGCTTTGCCGCTGGAGATTATACACAACAGGTCGAGTCGCATGGGCAAGATGAGATCGGACAGCTGGAGCGGCAATTTAACCAGATGGCTGAGCGACTGGCGGAGAATATCGTGCTGCAAAAACAACTGGCCGAACAGAATGCGCGCCTGGAAGAGCGATCTCGCATCTCGCGTGAGTTGCACGATGCCATCTCGCAAGACCTCTTTTCGCTGCGTATGCTGGCCGATGGCTTGCAGGAGGCTGCACGGGCGGGACAACCTGTTACAGACCTGCGCCAGCATATCACACTGTTGGAGCAAACAACAGCCAATATGATCCGCGAAATGCGCGCGCTTTTGCTTGAATTACGCCCGCTACAGCTGGAAAACCTTGGACTGGAAGGCGCTCTGTTGAAGCTGGCCCAGGTCTATAGCACGCGCCTGGGTATTACTATTACAACCGATGTGCGGCCGATTAGACTTGAGCCGAGGATAGAACATGCACTATTGCGCATCGCGCAGGAGGCCTTTGCCAACGCCACCCGCCATTCCAACGCTAGCCTGATCTCACTTTGCCTGGCGAGTGAGGGGGATAGCGTGAAGCTAACCATTACCGATAATGGCAAGGGATTTGTTGCGAATGATGATAGAGATCAGGAGGGTCTGGGACTGCATCTCATGCGAGAACGTGTTGAGGAACTGCATGGCATATTCGAGCTTAAGACGGCGCCAGGACAGGGAACCAGTATCCTGCTCAGTGTACCATGGGAGAAAGCAAATGATTAA
- a CDS encoding M23 family metallopeptidase — protein sequence MASPQPRRRFAPLIILFGSLLMVIGASLFVVPLDNGQQSHTVVQIISDLIASGELNSANPLEYSAPPTPTVPPQTLNEGYCGGTDIWGTCATYDTQSGVMGTGHMQRPIIGAVITQVFGHPEFQSWCGCWKPHTGIDLAAPFGTPIMAADSGQVIWTGWDWSGLGWAVKINHGNYIATIYGHMERFIVKVGQNVTKGQVIGYEGSTGASTGPHLHFMVVINNTWVDPTLYVQLP from the coding sequence TTGGCCTCACCACAACCCAGGCGCCGTTTTGCTCCGCTGATTATTTTGTTTGGCAGCCTGCTTATGGTTATTGGCGCCTCTCTTTTTGTTGTGCCTTTAGATAACGGGCAGCAATCGCATACAGTTGTTCAAATTATCAGTGACTTGATTGCTAGCGGGGAATTGAATAGCGCCAATCCTTTGGAGTATTCAGCCCCTCCTACACCGACAGTTCCACCGCAAACGTTGAACGAAGGATACTGCGGCGGTACCGATATCTGGGGGACGTGCGCAACCTATGATACTCAGAGCGGCGTCATGGGAACCGGGCATATGCAGCGCCCCATCATTGGCGCTGTGATTACGCAGGTATTTGGGCACCCCGAATTCCAATCATGGTGCGGATGCTGGAAGCCGCATACCGGCATCGATCTTGCGGCCCCTTTTGGCACGCCTATCATGGCGGCAGATAGCGGCCAGGTGATCTGGACGGGTTGGGATTGGTCAGGGCTGGGATGGGCTGTAAAAATCAATCACGGGAATTATATCGCAACGATTTATGGGCATATGGAACGCTTCATCGTCAAAGTTGGGCAGAACGTGACAAAAGGGCAGGTGATTGGCTATGAGGGAAGTACAGGAGCTTCTACAGGGCCGCACTTGCATTTCATGGTAGTGATCAATAATACCTGGGTAGACCCTACCCTTTACGTACAGCTTCCTTAG
- a CDS encoding ABC transporter permease, producing the protein MIIDTQARPDVKRVAPIVMGRKDYLSELFRLVGMDLYKVYRRLLARVLLLVGICVIALVFLGIGIAVLHYASEPVTSFVPSKCAATPQLSAAGCITHQPATLADMQREKQRVVNGGAQFLTMPGAWFAEEHFFILPLAVLGVILAGTLVGGEYSLGTVRLMFTRGPTRLQFLIAKMLVLVIYVIPTILFLMLLGIVIGAVMAQLAGLANGLSFLTADHFGHVVLYALMAILYWYAYMLLALFFGTVGRSTVAAIVGPLIVLAIEPLVSSSITVLTSNSSGGLTDFLKHVPDYFLGNNLTSLLHNQGHILSFSDPGPYSNGHSLLVVAAYLVVFVGVSCWLTVHRDVTS; encoded by the coding sequence ATGATTATTGATACGCAGGCCCGGCCTGATGTTAAACGTGTCGCGCCCATTGTGATGGGACGCAAAGATTACCTGAGTGAGCTGTTTCGCCTGGTCGGCATGGACTTGTATAAAGTGTACCGTCGTCTTCTAGCGAGAGTGTTGCTGCTTGTCGGGATATGTGTAATCGCCCTGGTTTTTCTGGGGATTGGTATAGCGGTCCTACATTACGCGAGCGAGCCTGTCACCAGTTTTGTGCCATCGAAATGTGCCGCGACTCCGCAGCTTTCTGCTGCCGGGTGCATTACCCATCAACCGGCAACCCTTGCCGATATGCAGCGCGAGAAGCAGCGCGTCGTGAATGGCGGGGCTCAGTTTTTGACTATGCCCGGCGCCTGGTTCGCAGAGGAACACTTTTTCATCCTGCCACTCGCGGTGCTGGGGGTCATCCTGGCCGGCACGCTGGTGGGCGGTGAATATAGCCTGGGTACGGTGCGCCTGATGTTCACGCGCGGCCCGACCCGCTTGCAGTTTCTCATCGCGAAGATGCTAGTGCTTGTCATTTACGTCATTCCCACCATTCTGTTCTTGATGCTGTTGGGAATCGTGATTGGAGCGGTCATGGCTCAACTGGCAGGCCTTGCCAACGGTTTAAGCTTTTTGACCGCAGACCATTTCGGTCATGTTGTCCTCTATGCGCTAATGGCGATACTCTACTGGTATGCCTATATGCTGCTGGCGCTGTTCTTTGGTACTGTAGGGCGTTCGACAGTGGCCGCTATTGTCGGGCCGCTCATCGTACTCGCTATTGAACCTCTGGTCAGCAGCAGCATTACGGTTCTGACGAGCAATAGCAGCGGCGGTCTGACGGATTTTCTGAAGCATGTCCCGGACTACTTCCTGGGCAATAACCTCACGTCGCTGCTGCATAACCAGGGACACATCCTCTCATTTAGCGATCCTGGTCCCTATTCCAATGGGCATTCGCTCCTGGTGGTTGCTGCTTACCTGGTCGTGTTTGTAGGCGTCTCCTGCTGGCTGACGGTGCATCGCGATGTGACCAGCTAG
- a CDS encoding ABC transporter substrate-binding protein, giving the protein MSHEIDRRTFLKRVGQAGGLVVAGSSLEALLAACGGNVSTGSSSTPTPGVTPIGNAGLKTPGVLQWGSDFVDGAPYVFKDPKNPSQLIGFEVEIAVAMANLMRVRQVQVETCYGELDQALAANKFDMVMNGWEITDQRKKVQLFSDPYYRYGQQIVVRADDPRFSQYNSNSDLTLSVLDGLTVGTGDGYKAAVYLQADPKINTKLYNGDLPFDDLKQKKIDATMLDVPIVAYYVDGAGPGGTPDPALKPIGKPLYPDVYVCGFNKSNPNAQILLPEINAAIAVLKKNGTLKRIYMKWSMWNDQQAAIGIV; this is encoded by the coding sequence ATGAGCCATGAAATCGACAGGCGAACATTCTTGAAGCGCGTGGGGCAGGCGGGTGGCCTCGTCGTTGCCGGTAGCTCACTCGAAGCATTGCTGGCGGCCTGTGGAGGCAATGTTTCTACCGGATCAAGTTCGACTCCTACTCCAGGAGTCACACCCATTGGCAATGCTGGTCTGAAGACCCCCGGTGTGTTGCAATGGGGGTCGGACTTTGTCGATGGCGCTCCCTACGTCTTCAAGGACCCGAAAAATCCCTCGCAACTCATCGGCTTCGAGGTTGAGATTGCGGTTGCTATGGCCAACCTGATGCGCGTGCGACAAGTACAGGTTGAAACATGCTACGGCGAGCTTGACCAGGCGCTGGCAGCCAACAAATTCGATATGGTCATGAACGGCTGGGAAATTACAGACCAGCGCAAGAAAGTCCAATTATTTTCCGATCCCTACTATCGCTACGGCCAGCAAATCGTCGTGCGCGCGGACGACCCCCGTTTCTCCCAGTATAACAGCAATAGCGATTTAACCTTAAGCGTCCTGGATGGTCTCACAGTGGGAACCGGCGATGGCTACAAGGCGGCTGTGTATTTACAAGCGGACCCCAAGATCAATACCAAGCTCTACAATGGGGATCTGCCATTTGACGACCTCAAGCAGAAGAAGATTGATGCCACAATGCTTGATGTACCCATCGTTGCCTATTATGTGGATGGCGCTGGTCCTGGCGGTACGCCCGATCCTGCCTTGAAGCCCATCGGCAAGCCGCTCTATCCCGATGTGTATGTGTGCGGCTTCAACAAGAGCAATCCCAATGCCCAGATCCTCTTGCCCGAGATCAACGCGGCGATTGCTGTTCTCAAAAAGAATGGCACGCTCAAGCGTATTTACATGAAATGGAGCATGTGGAACGACCAGCAGGCGGCAATTGGCATCGTGTAA
- a CDS encoding amino acid ABC transporter permease has protein sequence MDIILQNLPAFLIGARNTLIYCFISFPLALLLGLILALMRNSPFVWLSTPSRIFIEVMRSTPIITQIFLVYYGIGAILVNYNLAQYDNAWVAGIATLALNYAAYEAEVYRAGFLSVDRGQTEAALSLGLTPQQNFFRIVLPQAIPLMIPPFVNDFIYMLKDSAIVSVISGSELTSVLQLKVFQNPANPLPLFALAIVLYLVMSLPTSYVARTFERRLRAAL, from the coding sequence ATGGATATAATCCTGCAAAACCTTCCGGCCTTTCTGATTGGCGCGCGCAACACCCTGATTTACTGTTTCATCTCTTTTCCCCTGGCTTTGCTGCTAGGGCTGATACTCGCCCTGATGCGAAATTCCCCTTTTGTCTGGTTGAGCACGCCTTCTCGGATTTTTATCGAGGTTATGCGCAGTACCCCGATTATCACACAGATATTTCTCGTCTACTATGGTATAGGAGCAATTCTGGTGAATTACAATCTTGCGCAGTATGATAACGCCTGGGTCGCCGGTATCGCAACGTTAGCTTTGAACTATGCTGCATATGAGGCCGAAGTCTATCGTGCCGGTTTCCTCTCCGTGGACCGGGGGCAGACAGAGGCCGCGCTTTCGTTAGGACTGACGCCACAGCAGAACTTCTTTCGCATTGTGCTGCCGCAGGCCATCCCCTTAATGATCCCGCCATTCGTCAATGATTTTATCTATATGCTGAAGGACTCGGCAATAGTAAGCGTTATCTCCGGTAGCGAACTCACCTCTGTCCTGCAACTCAAAGTTTTCCAGAACCCGGCCAATCCTTTGCCGCTCTTCGCCCTCGCCATCGTCTTATACCTGGTAATGAGCCTGCCGACTTCGTATGTTGCCAGAACGTTCGAGCGCCGGTTACGCGCAGCTTTGTAA
- the murJ gene encoding murein biosynthesis integral membrane protein MurJ — translation MAVSTLDPEPEASPSTRHEKIPQQREKWGIGSFRFHFNLENFRPGRGFSLRRFSVAEAAVLLMMGILASRGLGVVRQVTFNAIFGTSVQASAYVAAFRLPDTLFNLVAGGTLIHAFVPIFVSYDKERSESEIWRLASLVFNIMFATLAALLVIGEFVAPTFVNRFLVPGFSPSEQALTITLTRIMLFQPLILGLSTVMSGVLSSRRQFALPALAIAVYNIGLIGGLICTLIFPSIGIYGPTFGVLAAAACHFGVQVPGLVKQKVRYFFVWDLKDPGLHAVLRLLIPSLLAVGVASIGSVIDISFTSFFRDKGSIAAINNAELLFALPFALLAQVVARAALPRMSLLALKQHYVHLRKMIIKVVGAGILLSIPAAIFLALFGKPVIHLLFQHGAFTRRSSSLVYYALVGYALILPARVADELLNRSFYALKDARTPLFMDIIGLGARVGLIVMLVRVLHGKYLLMSIPLAVGGAAALEAVLLGFLLLGRLRAKISADRGMRRLQRQREAVESEEQPGPSTVPVHFSNNGRQEPAIEPGAELLDAWKEESEAELPGEDGLPATAKLVESEPVAQEQGEVVSELQSPGTDSMPVETEVQTEAELPTQKLAEPQPETPSEEQQEVTLKLEPISPEEQQEKIDKLELVLPEKQEEPGDALIPDQSGSDRGQPEVVLEEAVPVKQKATKSVSKSTSSRKKRTAGKSGTGKGSKQKRSTRGKTAE, via the coding sequence GTGGCGGTGTCCACTCTTGATCCTGAACCAGAAGCATCTCCATCGACGAGACATGAGAAAATACCCCAACAGCGAGAGAAGTGGGGCATAGGCTCGTTTCGTTTCCACTTCAACCTGGAAAATTTTCGACCAGGCCGGGGCTTTTCGCTGCGCCGCTTTAGCGTAGCAGAAGCCGCGGTCCTGCTTATGATGGGCATACTTGCTTCGCGTGGCCTCGGTGTAGTACGCCAGGTCACCTTTAATGCGATTTTCGGTACGAGCGTGCAGGCCAGCGCCTATGTAGCGGCTTTCCGCCTGCCAGATACGCTGTTTAACCTGGTTGCTGGAGGCACGCTCATTCATGCATTCGTGCCCATCTTCGTCTCGTATGACAAGGAGCGCAGCGAAAGTGAAATCTGGCGACTTGCAAGCCTGGTCTTCAATATCATGTTCGCAACGTTAGCTGCTTTACTCGTGATCGGCGAGTTTGTGGCTCCCACATTCGTCAATAGATTTCTCGTTCCCGGTTTCTCGCCATCCGAGCAGGCGTTAACGATCACGTTGACACGCATTATGCTTTTCCAGCCGCTCATCCTTGGTTTGAGTACCGTCATGAGTGGTGTTCTCAGCAGCAGGCGACAGTTTGCGCTGCCCGCTCTTGCCATCGCCGTCTACAACATCGGGCTGATCGGTGGCCTGATCTGTACATTGATTTTCCCATCCATCGGCATCTATGGCCCTACGTTTGGTGTGCTGGCCGCGGCTGCCTGCCATTTTGGCGTGCAGGTACCCGGTCTGGTGAAGCAAAAGGTGCGCTATTTCTTCGTCTGGGATCTCAAAGACCCCGGACTGCATGCCGTCTTGCGCCTGCTGATCCCAAGCTTGCTTGCTGTAGGCGTTGCCTCAATTGGATCGGTCATCGATATATCGTTTACTTCCTTTTTTCGCGATAAGGGGAGTATTGCGGCGATAAATAATGCAGAGTTGCTCTTTGCCCTGCCATTCGCGCTGCTGGCGCAGGTAGTAGCTCGAGCGGCCTTGCCTCGTATGTCCTTGCTGGCATTGAAACAGCATTACGTGCATTTGCGAAAAATGATCATCAAGGTGGTGGGAGCCGGTATCTTGCTAAGCATACCCGCGGCCATTTTCCTGGCGTTGTTCGGCAAGCCTGTCATTCATCTCCTGTTCCAGCACGGAGCCTTTACACGACGCTCCTCCAGCCTGGTCTATTACGCGCTCGTCGGCTATGCCCTCATTTTGCCGGCACGCGTCGCGGATGAATTGTTGAATCGCAGCTTCTACGCCTTAAAGGATGCTCGCACGCCGCTCTTCATGGATATCATTGGATTAGGAGCGCGTGTCGGGCTGATCGTCATGCTCGTTCGGGTGCTGCACGGCAAGTACTTGCTCATGTCCATTCCCCTGGCCGTTGGAGGAGCCGCGGCCCTTGAAGCGGTCTTACTCGGTTTCCTGTTGCTAGGACGCCTGCGCGCGAAGATAAGCGCAGACCGCGGCATGCGCCGCTTGCAGCGACAGCGTGAAGCCGTTGAAAGCGAAGAGCAACCAGGGCCTTCTACAGTGCCAGTGCATTTTTCTAACAATGGCAGGCAGGAGCCGGCGATTGAACCAGGGGCCGAATTATTGGATGCCTGGAAGGAAGAGTCTGAAGCTGAACTGCCAGGAGAAGACGGTTTACCAGCCACAGCAAAGCTGGTGGAATCCGAACCTGTTGCTCAGGAGCAAGGCGAAGTAGTATCAGAACTTCAGTCACCTGGAACTGATAGCATGCCGGTTGAGACAGAAGTTCAGACAGAAGCAGAACTTCCCACACAGAAGCTGGCAGAACCGCAGCCCGAGACACCTTCTGAAGAGCAACAGGAAGTAACGCTGAAGTTGGAGCCGATCTCTCCTGAAGAGCAGCAGGAAAAAATAGATAAGTTAGAGCTGGTACTCCCTGAGAAGCAGGAGGAACCCGGGGATGCATTGATACCTGATCAGTCCGGTAGTGACCGAGGTCAGCCAGAAGTTGTCTTAGAAGAGGCTGTTCCTGTCAAGCAAAAGGCCACTAAATCTGTATCGAAGTCCACATCTTCACGTAAAAAGCGTACGGCTGGTAAATCAGGGACGGGTAAAGGAAGCAAACAAAAACGCTCAACTCGTGGCAAGACGGCGGAATAA
- a CDS encoding amino acid ABC transporter ATP-binding protein: protein MDSEQTISNDALSPATSSGSLPQVSNSIEDEVIISAIKVNKYFGDKHVLKDVDFEVRKREVVALIGPSGSGKSTLIRCLNGLEKCTSGEIYIHGQKLDPNLSNKQLSPIRRELGMVFQNFNLFPHMTVLQNVIMAPLLVRKMPKDQAVALGERLLAKVGLSDKRDVYPSRLSGGQKQRVAIARALAMQPRALLFDEPTSALDPELVGEVLKVMRDLAYEGSTMVVVTHEMQFARDVSDRVVFISDGVIVEQGDPEELFKQPKHERTRLFLERVLSTLP, encoded by the coding sequence ATGGACTCCGAGCAAACTATTTCGAATGATGCCTTATCTCCCGCAACCAGTTCTGGTAGTCTGCCCCAGGTCTCGAATAGCATTGAGGATGAAGTCATTATCAGCGCCATCAAGGTCAACAAGTATTTCGGCGATAAGCATGTCCTTAAGGATGTCGATTTTGAAGTGCGTAAACGAGAAGTTGTCGCGTTGATCGGCCCCAGTGGTTCGGGTAAAAGCACGCTTATTCGTTGCCTGAACGGGTTGGAGAAGTGTACCAGCGGCGAAATCTACATTCACGGGCAGAAGCTCGATCCCAATCTCTCTAATAAACAACTCAGCCCGATACGCCGCGAACTCGGCATGGTCTTCCAGAATTTTAACCTTTTTCCCCATATGACCGTGCTGCAAAATGTTATCATGGCGCCGCTACTTGTGCGCAAGATGCCCAAAGACCAGGCGGTGGCTCTCGGCGAAAGGTTACTGGCGAAAGTGGGGCTTTCCGACAAACGCGATGTCTATCCCAGCCGTCTTTCAGGTGGGCAAAAGCAGCGTGTAGCTATTGCCCGCGCGCTTGCCATGCAGCCACGGGCGCTGTTATTCGATGAGCCGACATCGGCGCTCGATCCAGAGCTGGTGGGAGAGGTACTCAAGGTAATGCGCGACCTGGCCTACGAGGGTAGCACGATGGTGGTAGTGACGCATGAAATGCAATTCGCGCGCGATGTCTCGGACCGCGTTGTCTTTATCTCGGATGGTGTGATTGTGGAGCAGGGCGACCCCGAAGAACTGTTTAAGCAACCCAAACATGAGCGCACAAGGCTATTCCTGGAGCGCGTGCTCTCAACGTTGCCATAG
- a CDS encoding ABC transporter ATP-binding protein — protein MEKEPAQEHIITTHRLTKAFDTLVAVNDLELEVLRGDVFGFLGPNGSGKTTTIRMLLGLIRPTAGSVSLFGLDNSTHLREILPRVGAIVETPVFYPYLSGVDNLRMVAAASGMRLGRVNQARIDEVLDLVDLSARAKDAYRKYSLGMKQRLAIGAALLTDPELILLDEPTNGLDPAGVREIRQLIVRLASIGKTIFLSSHILYEIQQVCNRVAILQKGRLLKQGNVQELLSEGRRLVIRLGTVEEIEQALAILQQAAQNDMNWISQVSKGTDKHDLPALFVDAPASHSQEIASLLGRHNLFIAEMYQSEASLEAFFLELTGTASGEGSRSRMTDLTNPTAPDMP, from the coding sequence ATGGAAAAAGAACCTGCGCAAGAACATATCATCACCACCCATCGGCTGACAAAGGCTTTTGATACCCTGGTAGCCGTCAATGATCTAGAACTTGAGGTGTTGCGCGGCGATGTCTTCGGTTTTCTGGGGCCTAATGGCTCCGGCAAGACAACGACGATTCGTATGCTGCTTGGTCTGATCCGGCCCACTGCAGGGAGCGTTTCTCTCTTTGGCCTGGACAACTCTACGCACCTTCGAGAAATTTTGCCGCGTGTTGGAGCAATCGTCGAGACCCCCGTCTTCTATCCTTACCTCTCGGGCGTCGATAATCTACGCATGGTCGCCGCGGCTTCCGGGATGCGGTTGGGGCGAGTAAATCAGGCGCGCATCGACGAGGTGTTGGACCTGGTAGATTTGAGCGCGCGAGCAAAAGATGCCTATCGCAAGTACTCGCTTGGTATGAAGCAACGCCTGGCCATTGGCGCTGCTTTGTTGACCGATCCCGAGTTGATCCTGCTCGACGAGCCGACGAACGGCCTTGATCCCGCGGGTGTGCGTGAGATTCGCCAGTTGATTGTCCGTCTCGCCTCGATCGGTAAGACGATCTTCCTGTCGAGTCATATCCTTTATGAGATCCAGCAGGTCTGCAACCGTGTGGCCATTTTGCAGAAAGGCAGGCTGCTCAAACAGGGAAATGTACAGGAACTGCTCAGTGAAGGACGACGACTTGTGATACGCCTGGGTACAGTTGAAGAGATTGAGCAAGCCCTGGCTATTCTCCAGCAGGCTGCGCAGAATGATATGAACTGGATTTCCCAGGTGAGTAAGGGTACCGATAAGCACGATCTTCCGGCACTCTTTGTGGATGCCCCGGCCTCGCATTCGCAAGAGATTGCCTCGCTGCTAGGCCGGCACAATCTGTTCATAGCTGAAATGTATCAATCCGAGGCCAGTCTGGAAGCGTTCTTCCTGGAATTGACCGGTACCGCGTCAGGCGAAGGCTCACGCTCCAGAATGACCGATTTGACCAACCCGACTGCACCTGATATGCCCTAA